From a single Solenopsis invicta isolate M01_SB chromosome 6, UNIL_Sinv_3.0, whole genome shotgun sequence genomic region:
- the LOC105207446 gene encoding carotenoid isomerooxygenase isoform X2, translating into MSHYFNTTKNAKPPPSWYDIKDLFPHDENVNKIPTDERQMKGSYNDNCDISVWTRSCEKEVIEPIRSTEVIGTIPKWLKGTLLRNGPGNLKVGKYRYQHLFDSSALLHRFGIADGEVTYQRRFIQTDVYKRNMAAQRIVYSEFGTNATPDPCQTIFHRVAAVFNPNKTLSDNSMISVYPFGDEYYTFTEAPIMHRIDPKDLKTLGKIDIPKYVNIVNHTSHPHVMADSTVYNVGQTITPKGPQYSVVCFSPTRTTVDGSGKKKKLSMFDQAKIVASVPSRWLLNPSYMHTFGITENFFIIVEQPLSISFAKMATSLFKQKPMMNSFKWHEKESTLIHVISRETGRVAKTFVAETFFYLHIINQFETRDKEYVVLDVCCYRNPKMLECMYIDAMKNMHGDASYSRLFRARPLRFVLPMRKPSPNTPMERNLITIKTVHQSVEGNGDETSVDRRPSYDAKGNADDIRYDASAKSWRDEHRNVLRKKPAAHRLPNGNIFVKPELLCDVGCETPRINTDFHLGKEYRYFYAIACDMDLNNPGTLIKVDTFRKTKKVWQENGVYPSEPIFVPDPNGKNEDDGVVVSSLVWAENENRVGLLILDAVTFTEIARATFDTPGPVPKCLHGWFSMNK; encoded by the exons ATGTCTCACTACTTTAATACAACGAAAAACGCCAAGCCGCCACCTTCGTGGTACGACATCAAAGATCTATTTCCG CATGATGAAAACGTAAATAAGATACCGACTGATGAAAGGCAGATGAAAGGGAGTTACAATGATAATTGCGACATCTCTGTGTGGACGAGGAGCTGCGAGAAGGAAGTGATCGAGCCCATACGATCGACCGAAGTCATCGGTACCATCCCCAAATGGCTAAAAGGCACCCTGCTGCGGAACGGTCCAGGCAATCTGAAAGTGGGCAAATACCGCTATCAGCATCTCTTCGACAGCTCCGCCTTGCTACACAG GTTCGGCATTGCGGATGGTGAGGTCACCTATCAGCGACGATTCATTCAGACCGACGTGTACAAGAGAAATATGGCGGCCCAAAGGATAGTCTACAGCGAGTTCGGTACTAACGCAACGCCGGATCCCTGTCAGACCATTTTCCATAG agTGGCCGCGGTGTTCAATCCGAACAAAACTCTATCAGACAATTCCATGATTTCGGTATATCCATTCGGTGACGAATATTACACGTTCACGGAAGCGCCAATAATGCACAGAATCGATCCGAAGGATTTGAAAACGCTGGGCAAA atTGATATACCCAAGTACGTTAACATTGTAAATCACACCTCGCATCCTCACGTTATGGCCGACAGCACGGTTTATAATGTAGGACAGACCATAACGCCAAAGGGACCTCAATACAGCGTCGTGTGCTTCTCTCCTACTCGTACGACTGTTG ATGGTTCTGGAAAGAAGAAGAAACTCTCCATGTTCGATCAAGCGAAAATTGTGGCCAGCGTGCCGAGCAGGTGGCTGCTAAATCCATCGTACATGCACACCTTCGGAATCACcgagaatttctttattatagtGGAACAACCGCTATCCATCTCCTTTGCCAAGATGGCAACCAGCCTTTTCAAACAAAAGCCGATGATGAACTCCTTCAAGTGGCACGAAAAGGAAAGT ACTCTCATTCACGTGATCTCGAGGGAGACGGGCCGAGTGGCGAAGACGTTCGTCGCGGAGACCTTCTTCTACCTCCACATCATCAATCAGTTCGAGACTCGCGATAAGGAGTACGTCGTGCTGGACGTGTGCTGCTACCGGAATCCAAAGATGTTGGAGTGCATGTACATCGACGCGATGAAA AACATGCACGGGGACGCGAGTTACTCGAGGCTGTTCCGCGCCAGGCCGCTGCGCTTCGTGCTTCCGATGAGGAAACCGAGCCCGAACACGCCGATGGAGCGCAATCTCATCACGATCAAAACGGTGCATCAGAGTGTAGAGGGTAACGGCGACGAGACGTCTGTCGATCGTAGACCGAGCTACGATGCCAAAGGCAACGCGGACGACATTAGGTACGACGCTAGCGCTAAGTCCTGGCGAGACGAGCACAGAAACGTTCTGCGAAAGAAGCCGGCTGCTCATCGGCTTCCCAACggcaacatttttgtaaaaccGGAGCTGCTCTGCGACGTCGGTTGCGAGACCCCGCGAATAAACACGGACTTCCACCTCGGCAAGGAATACCGGTATTTCTACGCGATCGCCTGCGACATGGACCTGAACAATCCCGGAACG CTCATTAAGGTCGACACCTTCCGAAAGACCAAGAAAGTGTGGCAAGAAAATGGGGTTTATCCAAGCGAACCAATTTTCGTGCCGGATCCCAATGGAAAG AACGAGGACGACGGGGTGGTTGTGAGTTCGCTCGTGTGGGCGGAAAACGAGAATCGAGTCGGTCTGTTGATCTTGGACGCTGTGACATTTACGGAAATCGCAAGAGCTACTTTCGACACACCGGGACCGGTGCCTAAATGCCTGCACGGTTGGTTCAGTATGAACAAGTAA
- the LOC105207446 gene encoding carotenoid isomerooxygenase isoform X1: MEYINYLVRSFDDPLFHVSNVLDNFEQKCGKLRLEFHHDENVNKIPTDERQMKGSYNDNCDISVWTRSCEKEVIEPIRSTEVIGTIPKWLKGTLLRNGPGNLKVGKYRYQHLFDSSALLHRFGIADGEVTYQRRFIQTDVYKRNMAAQRIVYSEFGTNATPDPCQTIFHRVAAVFNPNKTLSDNSMISVYPFGDEYYTFTEAPIMHRIDPKDLKTLGKIDIPKYVNIVNHTSHPHVMADSTVYNVGQTITPKGPQYSVVCFSPTRTTVDGSGKKKKLSMFDQAKIVASVPSRWLLNPSYMHTFGITENFFIIVEQPLSISFAKMATSLFKQKPMMNSFKWHEKESTLIHVISRETGRVAKTFVAETFFYLHIINQFETRDKEYVVLDVCCYRNPKMLECMYIDAMKNMHGDASYSRLFRARPLRFVLPMRKPSPNTPMERNLITIKTVHQSVEGNGDETSVDRRPSYDAKGNADDIRYDASAKSWRDEHRNVLRKKPAAHRLPNGNIFVKPELLCDVGCETPRINTDFHLGKEYRYFYAIACDMDLNNPGTLIKVDTFRKTKKVWQENGVYPSEPIFVPDPNGKNEDDGVVVSSLVWAENENRVGLLILDAVTFTEIARATFDTPGPVPKCLHGWFSMNK, encoded by the exons atggaGTACATTAATTATCTCGTAAGGTCGTTTGATGACCCGTTATTTCACGTATCAAATGTGCTCGATAATTTCGAGCAAAAATGTGGAAAGTTGAGATTAGAATTTCAT CATGATGAAAACGTAAATAAGATACCGACTGATGAAAGGCAGATGAAAGGGAGTTACAATGATAATTGCGACATCTCTGTGTGGACGAGGAGCTGCGAGAAGGAAGTGATCGAGCCCATACGATCGACCGAAGTCATCGGTACCATCCCCAAATGGCTAAAAGGCACCCTGCTGCGGAACGGTCCAGGCAATCTGAAAGTGGGCAAATACCGCTATCAGCATCTCTTCGACAGCTCCGCCTTGCTACACAG GTTCGGCATTGCGGATGGTGAGGTCACCTATCAGCGACGATTCATTCAGACCGACGTGTACAAGAGAAATATGGCGGCCCAAAGGATAGTCTACAGCGAGTTCGGTACTAACGCAACGCCGGATCCCTGTCAGACCATTTTCCATAG agTGGCCGCGGTGTTCAATCCGAACAAAACTCTATCAGACAATTCCATGATTTCGGTATATCCATTCGGTGACGAATATTACACGTTCACGGAAGCGCCAATAATGCACAGAATCGATCCGAAGGATTTGAAAACGCTGGGCAAA atTGATATACCCAAGTACGTTAACATTGTAAATCACACCTCGCATCCTCACGTTATGGCCGACAGCACGGTTTATAATGTAGGACAGACCATAACGCCAAAGGGACCTCAATACAGCGTCGTGTGCTTCTCTCCTACTCGTACGACTGTTG ATGGTTCTGGAAAGAAGAAGAAACTCTCCATGTTCGATCAAGCGAAAATTGTGGCCAGCGTGCCGAGCAGGTGGCTGCTAAATCCATCGTACATGCACACCTTCGGAATCACcgagaatttctttattatagtGGAACAACCGCTATCCATCTCCTTTGCCAAGATGGCAACCAGCCTTTTCAAACAAAAGCCGATGATGAACTCCTTCAAGTGGCACGAAAAGGAAAGT ACTCTCATTCACGTGATCTCGAGGGAGACGGGCCGAGTGGCGAAGACGTTCGTCGCGGAGACCTTCTTCTACCTCCACATCATCAATCAGTTCGAGACTCGCGATAAGGAGTACGTCGTGCTGGACGTGTGCTGCTACCGGAATCCAAAGATGTTGGAGTGCATGTACATCGACGCGATGAAA AACATGCACGGGGACGCGAGTTACTCGAGGCTGTTCCGCGCCAGGCCGCTGCGCTTCGTGCTTCCGATGAGGAAACCGAGCCCGAACACGCCGATGGAGCGCAATCTCATCACGATCAAAACGGTGCATCAGAGTGTAGAGGGTAACGGCGACGAGACGTCTGTCGATCGTAGACCGAGCTACGATGCCAAAGGCAACGCGGACGACATTAGGTACGACGCTAGCGCTAAGTCCTGGCGAGACGAGCACAGAAACGTTCTGCGAAAGAAGCCGGCTGCTCATCGGCTTCCCAACggcaacatttttgtaaaaccGGAGCTGCTCTGCGACGTCGGTTGCGAGACCCCGCGAATAAACACGGACTTCCACCTCGGCAAGGAATACCGGTATTTCTACGCGATCGCCTGCGACATGGACCTGAACAATCCCGGAACG CTCATTAAGGTCGACACCTTCCGAAAGACCAAGAAAGTGTGGCAAGAAAATGGGGTTTATCCAAGCGAACCAATTTTCGTGCCGGATCCCAATGGAAAG AACGAGGACGACGGGGTGGTTGTGAGTTCGCTCGTGTGGGCGGAAAACGAGAATCGAGTCGGTCTGTTGATCTTGGACGCTGTGACATTTACGGAAATCGCAAGAGCTACTTTCGACACACCGGGACCGGTGCCTAAATGCCTGCACGGTTGGTTCAGTATGAACAAGTAA
- the LOC105207446 gene encoding carotenoid isomerooxygenase isoform X3 produces MKGSYNDNCDISVWTRSCEKEVIEPIRSTEVIGTIPKWLKGTLLRNGPGNLKVGKYRYQHLFDSSALLHRFGIADGEVTYQRRFIQTDVYKRNMAAQRIVYSEFGTNATPDPCQTIFHRVAAVFNPNKTLSDNSMISVYPFGDEYYTFTEAPIMHRIDPKDLKTLGKIDIPKYVNIVNHTSHPHVMADSTVYNVGQTITPKGPQYSVVCFSPTRTTVDGSGKKKKLSMFDQAKIVASVPSRWLLNPSYMHTFGITENFFIIVEQPLSISFAKMATSLFKQKPMMNSFKWHEKESTLIHVISRETGRVAKTFVAETFFYLHIINQFETRDKEYVVLDVCCYRNPKMLECMYIDAMKNMHGDASYSRLFRARPLRFVLPMRKPSPNTPMERNLITIKTVHQSVEGNGDETSVDRRPSYDAKGNADDIRYDASAKSWRDEHRNVLRKKPAAHRLPNGNIFVKPELLCDVGCETPRINTDFHLGKEYRYFYAIACDMDLNNPGTLIKVDTFRKTKKVWQENGVYPSEPIFVPDPNGKNEDDGVVVSSLVWAENENRVGLLILDAVTFTEIARATFDTPGPVPKCLHGWFSMNK; encoded by the exons ATGAAAGGGAGTTACAATGATAATTGCGACATCTCTGTGTGGACGAGGAGCTGCGAGAAGGAAGTGATCGAGCCCATACGATCGACCGAAGTCATCGGTACCATCCCCAAATGGCTAAAAGGCACCCTGCTGCGGAACGGTCCAGGCAATCTGAAAGTGGGCAAATACCGCTATCAGCATCTCTTCGACAGCTCCGCCTTGCTACACAG GTTCGGCATTGCGGATGGTGAGGTCACCTATCAGCGACGATTCATTCAGACCGACGTGTACAAGAGAAATATGGCGGCCCAAAGGATAGTCTACAGCGAGTTCGGTACTAACGCAACGCCGGATCCCTGTCAGACCATTTTCCATAG agTGGCCGCGGTGTTCAATCCGAACAAAACTCTATCAGACAATTCCATGATTTCGGTATATCCATTCGGTGACGAATATTACACGTTCACGGAAGCGCCAATAATGCACAGAATCGATCCGAAGGATTTGAAAACGCTGGGCAAA atTGATATACCCAAGTACGTTAACATTGTAAATCACACCTCGCATCCTCACGTTATGGCCGACAGCACGGTTTATAATGTAGGACAGACCATAACGCCAAAGGGACCTCAATACAGCGTCGTGTGCTTCTCTCCTACTCGTACGACTGTTG ATGGTTCTGGAAAGAAGAAGAAACTCTCCATGTTCGATCAAGCGAAAATTGTGGCCAGCGTGCCGAGCAGGTGGCTGCTAAATCCATCGTACATGCACACCTTCGGAATCACcgagaatttctttattatagtGGAACAACCGCTATCCATCTCCTTTGCCAAGATGGCAACCAGCCTTTTCAAACAAAAGCCGATGATGAACTCCTTCAAGTGGCACGAAAAGGAAAGT ACTCTCATTCACGTGATCTCGAGGGAGACGGGCCGAGTGGCGAAGACGTTCGTCGCGGAGACCTTCTTCTACCTCCACATCATCAATCAGTTCGAGACTCGCGATAAGGAGTACGTCGTGCTGGACGTGTGCTGCTACCGGAATCCAAAGATGTTGGAGTGCATGTACATCGACGCGATGAAA AACATGCACGGGGACGCGAGTTACTCGAGGCTGTTCCGCGCCAGGCCGCTGCGCTTCGTGCTTCCGATGAGGAAACCGAGCCCGAACACGCCGATGGAGCGCAATCTCATCACGATCAAAACGGTGCATCAGAGTGTAGAGGGTAACGGCGACGAGACGTCTGTCGATCGTAGACCGAGCTACGATGCCAAAGGCAACGCGGACGACATTAGGTACGACGCTAGCGCTAAGTCCTGGCGAGACGAGCACAGAAACGTTCTGCGAAAGAAGCCGGCTGCTCATCGGCTTCCCAACggcaacatttttgtaaaaccGGAGCTGCTCTGCGACGTCGGTTGCGAGACCCCGCGAATAAACACGGACTTCCACCTCGGCAAGGAATACCGGTATTTCTACGCGATCGCCTGCGACATGGACCTGAACAATCCCGGAACG CTCATTAAGGTCGACACCTTCCGAAAGACCAAGAAAGTGTGGCAAGAAAATGGGGTTTATCCAAGCGAACCAATTTTCGTGCCGGATCCCAATGGAAAG AACGAGGACGACGGGGTGGTTGTGAGTTCGCTCGTGTGGGCGGAAAACGAGAATCGAGTCGGTCTGTTGATCTTGGACGCTGTGACATTTACGGAAATCGCAAGAGCTACTTTCGACACACCGGGACCGGTGCCTAAATGCCTGCACGGTTGGTTCAGTATGAACAAGTAA